One Thermogemmatispora onikobensis genomic window carries:
- a CDS encoding amidase codes for MWTRNVRLQEQAEQLSSGRQDLINAIEEACDWVERAEPKLAALLPEEGRRERLRREAISLQQRYPDPTERPPLYGILFAVKDLFHVHGFPTRAGSQLPEEVLSGPQASSVTLLREAGALVLGKAVSAEFAYFEPGPTRNPLNPLHTPGGSSSGSAAAVAAGYCPLALGTQTIGSVLRPAAFCGVVGFKPTFGRISADGLVLCAPSLDTVGLFTQDITGLLRVVPLLCRGWRGFLPALPPPVLGVPEGPYLDQVSPEGRRAFEEQLVRLQQAGYRLKRVPALQDITSVNQRHLRLVHAEMARVHARWFERYAALYRPLTAAAIREGATIGIQEILEARAGREILRTELQALMAREGIDLWLAPAAPGPAPLGLQTTGSGLMNLPWTQAGLPALSLPAGLAENGLPLGLQCVAAWMRDEELLTWASSLAAVVTERT; via the coding sequence ATGTGGACGAGAAATGTGCGATTGCAAGAGCAGGCGGAGCAGCTCAGCAGCGGTCGCCAGGACCTGATAAACGCTATTGAGGAAGCCTGTGACTGGGTAGAGCGAGCTGAACCCAAGCTGGCCGCTCTCTTGCCCGAGGAAGGAAGACGCGAGCGACTGCGTAGAGAGGCTATAAGCCTGCAACAACGGTATCCTGATCCAACCGAGCGGCCCCCGCTCTATGGCATCTTGTTTGCCGTCAAGGATCTCTTCCACGTGCATGGCTTCCCGACGCGGGCCGGTTCTCAGCTCCCGGAGGAGGTTCTCAGTGGGCCGCAGGCCAGCAGCGTGACCCTGCTGCGCGAAGCGGGAGCGCTCGTGCTCGGCAAGGCCGTCAGTGCTGAATTCGCCTATTTCGAACCGGGGCCAACGCGCAACCCGCTGAATCCCCTCCATACGCCGGGTGGTTCCAGCAGCGGCTCCGCGGCAGCAGTGGCTGCCGGTTACTGCCCGCTCGCGCTCGGAACTCAGACCATCGGCTCGGTCCTGCGTCCGGCGGCCTTTTGTGGCGTTGTGGGCTTCAAGCCCACCTTCGGACGCATCTCTGCCGATGGCCTGGTCCTCTGTGCCCCTTCCCTCGACACCGTGGGTCTGTTTACTCAGGACATCACGGGGCTGCTTCGCGTGGTGCCTCTGCTCTGTCGCGGCTGGCGTGGCTTCCTCCCTGCTCTCCCTCCTCCTGTGCTGGGGGTGCCGGAAGGCCCATATCTTGACCAGGTCTCCCCAGAGGGGCGGCGTGCCTTTGAGGAGCAGCTGGTTCGCCTTCAGCAAGCGGGCTATCGCCTCAAGCGCGTGCCAGCGTTGCAAGATATTACCTCTGTCAATCAGCGCCATCTGCGTCTGGTCCATGCCGAGATGGCTCGGGTGCATGCACGTTGGTTTGAACGCTATGCTGCCCTCTACCGTCCGCTGACTGCGGCTGCTATTCGCGAAGGCGCGACGATCGGCATTCAAGAGATTTTAGAGGCGCGAGCAGGGCGTGAGATCTTGCGCACCGAGTTGCAGGCCCTGATGGCGCGTGAGGGCATTGATCTCTGGCTGGCCCCGGCGGCCCCTGGTCCGGCTCCCCTGGGTCTGCAGACAACCGGCAGTGGCCTTATGAACTTGCCCTGGACTCAGGCCGGCCTGCCTGCTTTGAGCCTGCCAGCGGGCCTGGCGGAGAACGGCCTACCGCTTGGCCTGCAGTGTGTGGCTGCTTGGATGCGCGATGAGGAGCTGCTGACCTGGGCCAGTTCGTTGGCGGCTGTAGTCACTGAGCGGACCTGA